The Lentimicrobiaceae bacterium genomic interval TAAGGTTTTTGCACAAAAATTCGATATCACACCTTTCAGGCTGTGGGCAGCAAATTTCAATGTAGGATAATCTTTTGTTTCGATACTGTGTTGCAAAATTTCGAGCCGACTGGGGTATTCCTCGAAAAAAAGGTCAATAATTTCAATAAGCACAGAAGTGTCGAACATTCTGAAGCTATTTTTAAAAGCGTCCCTATCAATCATAGCTGTAAATTATTCCCTAAAACCTGTCTAAAGGTTTTTATTATTGAATGGCAAAACTAAGCATTATTTTTTCTTCAAGCGATTATTTTTTACATTCTTTGCCTCAATTTCCTTTTTCAAATCGTATAAACTACATCCGTTACAGTCGCCTGCACAGCCATCGCAGCCTTTCAGAGGGTTGGTAACTTTTTTATACAAACGTATGCCTGCTATGGCAAAAGCCCCGGCAATAATAACTATGGCAATAACGGTCTGCAGCATTATTTTTGAATAAACAGGTTAAGATTGAAAAACAGCGAAACGCTCAGATATACCGTGTACGATGCAAAAGCCATAAACAGCAAAGCCCAAACAAAGGCAGGTATGCCGGTAAATTTTTTTAGGTTTTTTGCATCACCGGCTTTCTTAGGCGTATGCAGACTTATCAGCAGCAGATGTACCGCCGACAGCAACGAATCCACCATTACTATCATGGCAATGAATACCGGGAAGGCAAACAGCAGAAACTCCTGCTGAAAATACAATACGCTTCCGGTTACAAGCAAAAAAGTGATAAGCCAGAATATGCCGTAGCGGTTGCGTACAAAAAAAAACAGGTTAATAAAGGCTAATCCTGCTACTACGTAAAGCACCACCACTTCCCAGCCCGAATGTATCAGGTAGAAAAACAGCAAGCCCATAGCCGACGAAAAGGGATAGCCTGCCAATGACACCAGTATGCTTCCCAACCTGCCCGATGATTTGGTGAGCGCGTTGCCCTCGGTATT includes:
- a CDS encoding Hpt domain-containing protein, yielding MIDRDAFKNSFRMFDTSVLIEIIDLFFEEYPSRLEILQHSIETKDYPTLKFAAHSLKGVISNFCAKTLQEQAKELEFLAIDKVNDAGTGVPHEVFVGKLEELKASLTKFLDDLGELKKELAVSC
- a CDS encoding FeoB-associated Cys-rich membrane protein, producing the protein MLQTVIAIVIIAGAFAIAGIRLYKKVTNPLKGCDGCAGDCNGCSLYDLKKEIEAKNVKNNRLKKK
- a CDS encoding M50 family metallopeptidase → MQNVNRDTVFYILLVISLILTRVPIVGIYFRVVNTMIHETGHALMALFSSGSVLRVEYFSNTEGNALTKSSGRLGSILVSLAGYPFSSAMGLLFFYLIHSGWEVVVLYVVAGLAFINLFFFVRNRYGIFWLITFLLVTGSVLYFQQEFLLFAFPVFIAMIVMVDSLLSAVHLLLISLHTPKKAGDAKNLKKFTGIPAFVWALLFMAFASYTVYLSVSLFFNLNLFIQK